A genome region from Primulina eburnea isolate SZY01 chromosome 9, ASM2296580v1, whole genome shotgun sequence includes the following:
- the LOC140842049 gene encoding uncharacterized protein isoform X2: MASIHSLKMSNTSSILLLPFSSNVSLFCGTSIVRIQSHQNSIPTLSRRLFSASVSGLWDAITGGNSAREAVIAIRRGMSLFRQGDVSGSLLEFDKAIELDPRQKAYLWQRGLSLYYLNRYEEGAEQFRIDVAQNPNDTEESIWCFLCEARLYGVDEARRRFLEVGVDSRSVMREAYGMFKDGGDPEKLVAAFSNARESEYFYASLYVGLYYESQT; this comes from the exons ATGGCGTCGATCCACAGCTTAAAAATGTCAAATACAAGCTCAATTCTTTTGCTCCCGTTTTCTTCTAACGTTTCCCTATTCTGCGGCACCTCGATTGTAAGAATTCAAAGTCATCAAAATTCAATTCCAACGCTGTCAAGAAGACTTTTTTCGGCTTCAGTTTCAGGGCTCTGGGACGCCATAACCGGTGGAAATTCTGCTCGAGAAGCCGTCATTGCAATTCGGCGTGGAATGTCTCTTTTCAGACAG GGTGATGTTTCGGGTTCCCTACTTGAGTTTGACAAGGCTATTGAGCTCGATCCTCGCCAGAAAGCTT ATCTTTGGCAGAGGGGGTTATCACTATACTATCTTAACAG ATATGAAGAAGGCGCTGAGCAATTTAGAATAGATGTTGCACAAAATCCTAATGATACTGAAGAATCAATATGGTGCTTTCTCTGTGAAGCTCGATTGTATGGAGTTGATGAAGCAAGACGAAGATTCTTGGAG GTTGGTGTAGATTCTCGATCTGTCATGAGGGAAGCTTACGGCATGTTCAAAGATGGTGGTGACCCAGAAAAG CTTGTTGCAGCATTTTCCAATGCTCGGGAGAGTGAATATTTCTATGCTTCTCTGTATGTGGGACTATATTACGAGTCTCAG ACATAA
- the LOC140842049 gene encoding uncharacterized protein isoform X3, with protein MVSSLSILNAIVLMVKGDVSGSLLEFDKAIELDPRQKAYLWQRGLSLYYLNRYEEGAEQFRIDVAQNPNDTEESIWCFLCEARLYGVDEARRRFLEVGVDSRSVMREAYGMFKDGGDPEKLVAAFSNARESEYFYASLYVGLYYESQNEADAAKLHVMAASQSPYGSRSDDYMASLAKVHCDCRNWRFD; from the exons ATGGTTTCGAGCCTCAGTATTTTGAATGCCATTGTTCTTATGGTGAAGGGTGATGTTTCGGGTTCCCTACTTGAGTTTGACAAGGCTATTGAGCTCGATCCTCGCCAGAAAGCTT ATCTTTGGCAGAGGGGGTTATCACTATACTATCTTAACAG ATATGAAGAAGGCGCTGAGCAATTTAGAATAGATGTTGCACAAAATCCTAATGATACTGAAGAATCAATATGGTGCTTTCTCTGTGAAGCTCGATTGTATGGAGTTGATGAAGCAAGACGAAGATTCTTGGAG GTTGGTGTAGATTCTCGATCTGTCATGAGGGAAGCTTACGGCATGTTCAAAGATGGTGGTGACCCAGAAAAG CTTGTTGCAGCATTTTCCAATGCTCGGGAGAGTGAATATTTCTATGCTTCTCTGTATGTGGGACTATATTACGAGTCTCAG AATGAGGCGGACGCGGCTAAGCTTCACGTAATGGCAGCATCTCAGTCTCCTTATGGTTCAAG GTCTGATGACTACATGGCGTCGCTGGCCAAGGTTCATTGTGATTGCCGGAACtggagatttgattga
- the LOC140840646 gene encoding nuclear transcription factor Y subunit B-4-like: MSTHQEKLLPIANVGRLMKQILPPNAKISKEAKETMQECASEFISFVTSEASEKCHKENRKTVNGDDICWALSSLGFDHYSEGMLRYLARFREYERQRANNIQSNGCSSEDKDEETSYGGNGTNLADPFFDFGILEKVFRQHGYYYQYYREILRYLFMGFKF; this comes from the exons ATGAGTACCCACCAAGAAAAATTGTTGCCAATCGCCAACGTGGGACGGCTAATGAAGCAGATCTTACCCCCGAATGCGAAAATCTCCAAAGAAGCCAAGGAGACAATGCAAGAATGTGCCTCAGAGTTCATAAGTTTTGTGACTAGTGAAGCGTCTGAGAAATGTCACAAAGAGAACCGTAAAACGGTCAACGGCGACGACATCTGTTGGGCTTTGAGTTCACTAGGGTTTGATCACTACTCAGAGGGGATGTTGAGGTACTTGGCTAGGTTTCGGGAGTATGAAAGACAGAGGGCTAACAATATCCAAAGCAATGGTTGTAGCAGCGAAGACAAAGATGAAGAAACCAGCTATGGCGGCAACGGAACTAATTTAGCTGATCCATTCTTTGATTTTGGGATTCTTGAAAAGG TGTTCCGACAGCATGGATACTATTATCAGTACTACAGAGAGATTTTAAGGTATCTTTTCATGggttttaaattttga
- the LOC140842046 gene encoding thiocyanate methyltransferase 1-like, producing the protein MRSYLIHRFSQLLIGARAILPCYRRVGLSKMTHQPQESTQKSHTIATSNVGKMQQIVHSDSTNGWDRCWEEGLTPWDLGGATPVLLHLHNTGDLPKGRALVPGCGSGYDVVAIACSERYVVGIDISDNAIAKATELSSASPNAEHFTFLKEDFFTWHPAELFDLIFDYTFFCAIEPDMRSAWASRTHDLLKPDGELITLMYPIEDREGGPPYKVSVTDYEDVLHPAGFRATSIFENVLAIAPRKGREKVGRWRKLASQSCL; encoded by the exons ATGCGATCATATTTGATCCACCGCTTCAGCCAACTTTTAATCGGAGCCCGAGCTATCTTACCATGTTATCGTAGAGTAGGCCTGAGTAAAATGACTCATCAGCCCCAAGAATCAACGCAAAAATCTCACACCATAGCCACTTCAAATGTTGGCAAAATGCAGCAGATTGTTCACTCTGACTCCACCA ATGGTTGGGACAGATGCTGGGAAGAAGGATTGACGCCTTGGGATTTAGGGGGGGCCACGCCAGTGCTGTTGCATCTTCATAACACAGGGGATCTTCCCAAAGGCAGAGCTCTTGTTCCTGGCTGCGGTAGT GGATATGATGTTGTAGCAATTGCATGCTCTGAACGATATGTTGTTGGCATAGACATTTCAGACAACGCCATTGCCAAAGCCACGGAG TTGTCTTCCGCATCACCAAATGCAGAGCATTTTACTTTCTTAAAGGAAGACTTCTTCACCTGGCATCCAGCTGAGTTGTTTGATCTCATATTTGATTACAC GTTTTTCTGTGCAATTGAACCAGATATGAGATCTGCTTGGGCCAGCAGAACTCACGATCTTCTAAAACCTGATGGAGAGCTCATAACACTTATGTATCCG ATTGAAGATCGTGAGGGTGGACCCCCATATAAAGTATCAGTCACTGA TTATGAGGATGTCTTGCACCCTGCTGGTTTCAGAGCAACCTCTATCTTTGAAAATGTGTTGGCTATTGCACCTCGAAAG GGAAGAGAGAAAGTAGGGAGATGGAGAAAACTTGCCTCACAATCGTGTTTATAA
- the LOC140842049 gene encoding uncharacterized protein isoform X1, with protein sequence MASIHSLKMSNTSSILLLPFSSNVSLFCGTSIVRIQSHQNSIPTLSRRLFSASVSGLWDAITGGNSAREAVIAIRRGMSLFRQGDVSGSLLEFDKAIELDPRQKAYLWQRGLSLYYLNRYEEGAEQFRIDVAQNPNDTEESIWCFLCEARLYGVDEARRRFLEVGVDSRSVMREAYGMFKDGGDPEKLVAAFSNARESEYFYASLYVGLYYESQNEADAAKLHVMAASQSPYGSRSDDYMASLAKVHCDCRNWRFD encoded by the exons ATGGCGTCGATCCACAGCTTAAAAATGTCAAATACAAGCTCAATTCTTTTGCTCCCGTTTTCTTCTAACGTTTCCCTATTCTGCGGCACCTCGATTGTAAGAATTCAAAGTCATCAAAATTCAATTCCAACGCTGTCAAGAAGACTTTTTTCGGCTTCAGTTTCAGGGCTCTGGGACGCCATAACCGGTGGAAATTCTGCTCGAGAAGCCGTCATTGCAATTCGGCGTGGAATGTCTCTTTTCAGACAG GGTGATGTTTCGGGTTCCCTACTTGAGTTTGACAAGGCTATTGAGCTCGATCCTCGCCAGAAAGCTT ATCTTTGGCAGAGGGGGTTATCACTATACTATCTTAACAG ATATGAAGAAGGCGCTGAGCAATTTAGAATAGATGTTGCACAAAATCCTAATGATACTGAAGAATCAATATGGTGCTTTCTCTGTGAAGCTCGATTGTATGGAGTTGATGAAGCAAGACGAAGATTCTTGGAG GTTGGTGTAGATTCTCGATCTGTCATGAGGGAAGCTTACGGCATGTTCAAAGATGGTGGTGACCCAGAAAAG CTTGTTGCAGCATTTTCCAATGCTCGGGAGAGTGAATATTTCTATGCTTCTCTGTATGTGGGACTATATTACGAGTCTCAG AATGAGGCGGACGCGGCTAAGCTTCACGTAATGGCAGCATCTCAGTCTCCTTATGGTTCAAG GTCTGATGACTACATGGCGTCGCTGGCCAAGGTTCATTGTGATTGCCGGAACtggagatttgattga
- the LOC140842048 gene encoding LOW QUALITY PROTEIN: probable protein phosphatase 2C 34 (The sequence of the model RefSeq protein was modified relative to this genomic sequence to represent the inferred CDS: deleted 1 base in 1 codon) — protein sequence MGHLSSMFNGIAKSLSIKRTQNSKNKPHKSDGKEAVEATAKNAKKQELILRTSGIVNIEGSKNVASVYSKRGQKGVNQDCSIVWEEFGCQKETTFCGIFDGHGPWGHFVAKRVRDSMPSTLICNLQETLAQDSLSYDCDSESDKKLHLFDVWKHSYLKTCASVDQELKHNRKIDAVYSGTTALTIVRQGDLLYIANVGDSRAVLATSSDNGDLLPVQLTVDFKPNLPQETERIIQCKGRVYCLHDEPGVYRVWLPNTESPGLAMSRAFGDYCVKDFGLISVPEVTQRRITSNDQFVVMATDGVWDVISNQEAVRIVSTTPNWANSSKRLVECAAHAWKKKRKGIAMDDISAVVLFFQSSRLCDQFYAAPTPK from the exons ATGGGGCACTTGTCATCTATGTTTAATGGGATTGCA AAGTCCCTTTCGATCAAAAGAACGCAAAATTCAAAGAACAAACCGCATAAAAGTGATGGGAAAGAGGCTGTTGAGGCTACGGCGAAGAATGCCAAGAAACAAGAGTTGATCTTGAGGACATCAGGCATTGTTAACATTGAGGGATCCAAGAATGTGGCTTCTGTTTACTCTAAGAGAGGACAGAAAGGCGTCAACCAAGACTGCTCCATTGTTTGGGAG GAGTTTGGATGTCAAAAAGAGACAACATTTTGTGGGATATTTGACGGGCACGGTCCATGGGGACACTTTGTGGCGAAAAGGGTCAGAGACTCAATGCCGTCAACTCTCATCTGTAATTTGCAAGAAACGCTTGCCCAAGATTCACTCAGCTATGATTGTGACTCGGAATCGGATAAAAAGCTTCATCTATTCGATGTATGGAAGCACTCTTATTTGAAGACCTGTGCTTCTGTAGATCAAGAGCTGAAACACAACCGTAAAATAGATGCAGTATACAGTGGAACCACTGCCTTAACAATTGTTAGGCAG GGTGATCTTTTATATATAGCAAACGTAGGTGATTCACGTGCTGTATTGGCCACAAGTTCAGACAACGGCGACTTGTTACCAGTACAACTTACTGTCGACTTCAAGCCAAATTTACCTC AGGAGACTGAGCGCATAATTCAGTGTAAAGGCCGAGTTTATTGTCTGCATGACGAGCCTGGGGTTTATAGAGTATGGTTGCCAAACACAGAATCTCCTGGACTCGCGATGTCTAGAGCATTTGGTGACTATTGTGTAAAAGATTTCGGACTCATTTCTGTGCCTGAAGTGACCCAAAGACGCATAACGAGTAATGACCAGTTTGTCGTGATGGCAACCGATGGG GTCTGGGATGTTATATCGAATCAAGAAGCAGTAAGAATTGTGTCGACAACTCCCAACTGGGCGAATTCGTCTAAGCGTCTCGTGGAGTGTGCTGCTCATGCTTGGAAGAAGAAGAGAAAAGGAATAGCTATGGATGATATATCAGCAGTCGTACTCTTTTTTCAATCTTCTCGTTTATGTGATCAATTTTATGCAGCGCCTACTCCAAAGTAG